The Vulpes lagopus strain Blue_001 chromosome 6, ASM1834538v1, whole genome shotgun sequence genome has a segment encoding these proteins:
- the LOC121493437 gene encoding testis-expressed protein 264-like, with product MCPLARQGDFYVPEVKETERKSRGPAEASDTQMDGTGADTMSDTSSVSLEVGPGSRETSAATLSPGVSSRGWDDGDTRSEHSYSESGASGSSFEELDLEGEGPLGEPRLSPEVEPLGATKWPREPSTPEKGEE from the coding sequence ATGTGTCCACTGGCACGGCAGGGAGACTTCTATGTGCCTGAGGTGAAGGAGACAGAGCGGAAAAGCCGGGGGCCTGCGGAGGCCAGTGACACCCAGATGGATGGCACAGGAGCTGACACGATGAGTGACACAAGTTCTGTAAGCTTGGAGGTGGGTCCTGGCAGCCGGGAGACTTCAGCTGCCACACTGTCCCCTGGAGTGAGCAGCCGTGGCTGGGACGACGGTGATACCCGCAGTGAGCACAGCTATAGCGAGTCAGGTGCCAGTGGCTCATCCTTTGAAGAGTTGGACCTGGAAGGCGAGGGACCCCTGGGGGAGCCAAGGCTGAGCCCTGAGGTTGAGCCCCTGGGGGCTACCAAATGGCCCCGGGAACCTAGTACTCCTGAAAAGGGTGAGGAGTAA